The Actinomycetes bacterium genome segment CGATCCGGTCGGCGGCCCAGCGGCCGAACGCCTCGAGGTCGTCGCCGTGCTCCGGCGCCCGGTAGAAGTTGGTGTTCGGCACCTTGTGCGCACCGGGGACCAGCGGCTCGAACATCGCCTTGGCGGCCGGGATGCCGGTGATCGACAGGGCCCCCTGCGGCGTGCCGTGGTAGGCCACGTTGCGGCTGATCACCTTGTGCTTCATCGGCTTGCCGGTCAGCTTGAAGAACTGTTTGGCGACCTTCCACGCGCTCTCGACCGCCTCGCCGCCACCGGTGGTGAAGAACACCCGGTTGATGTCTCCGGGCGCAAGGTTGGCCAGCCGTTCGGCGAGCTCGACGGCCTTGGGGTGGGCGTAGGACCAGAGCGGGAAGAACGCCAGCTCGCTGGCCTGCTTGGCCGCGACCTCGGCGAGCTCGGTGCGCCCGTGGCCGGCCTGCACGACGAAGAGGCCGGCCAGCCCGTCCAGGTAGCGCCGGCCCTGGTCGTCCCAGATGTAGGGGCCATCGCCCCGGACGATCATCGGGACGTGGCCGTTCTGGTAGGCCGACATCCGGGTGAAGTGCATCCAGAGGTGGTCCCGGGCCTTGGCCGCGAGGGCGTCGTCCGCCGCCGTTGCCTGCTCGGTGACGTCTTGTGCGGAGAGGGTCATCTGGTTCCCCAGTTGTAGAGCTGCTTGCGCAGCTTGAGGTAGACGAATGTCTCGGTGCTGCGCACCGAGGGGACGGCGCGGATGCGCTTGCTGATCAGGTCGAGCAGGTGGTCGTCGTCCTCGCAGACCACCTCGACGAGCAGGTCGAACCCTCCGGCCGTGATCACGACGTAGTCGACCTCGGACATGTCGGCGATCTTCTCGGCGACGGCTTCCACGTCGCCCTCGCAGTTGACGCCGATCATGGCCTGGCGGGGGAAGCCCACCTGGAGCGGGTCGGTGACGGCGACGATCTGCATGACGCCGGCGTCCAGGAGACGCTGGACCCGCTGGCGCACGGCGGCCTCCGAGAGGCCGACGGCCTTGCCGATCGCCGCGTAGGCCCGGCGCCCGTCCTCCTGCAGCTGCTCGATGATCGCCTTGGAGACGTCGTCGAGCACCACCCCGGATCCGCGCTCCCTGCTCGCCATGGGCCCGATCCTGGCGAGTGGACACCCCTCTTGGCAAGCGAATCCGTGGCTCAAGGGGCCCGAATTTGCTGAATCTGTCGTATGGACCCCCCGTAACTGTTGAGAAGCACGCCGACGGGCTAGTCTGCGCAGCAGTCCCCTACGACGGCAGGAGCGCCCCTGTGAGCACCGACGTCCTCTCGAACTTCGTCGACGGCAAGCCGGCGGCCGCCGCCGACGGCCGCACCAGCGAGCTGGTCGACCCGAGCACCGGCCAGGTCTTCGCCCAGGCACCGGTGTCGTCGGCCGCGGACGTGGACGCCGCGGTCGAGGCGGCCGCCCGGGCCTTCGAGACGTGGCGCGACAGCACGCCCAGCGACCGGCAGAAGGCGCTGATCCGCATCGCCGACGCCATCGAGTCGCGGGCCGACGAGCTGGTCGACGCCGAGGTGCGCAACACCGGCAAGCCGCGCGGGCTCACGCTGTCGGAGGAGATCCCGCCGATGGTCGACCAGATCCGGTTCTTCGCCGGAGCCGCCCGGGTGCTCGAGGGCCGCTCGGCGGGCGAGTACATGGCCGGGCACACGTCCTTCGTCCGCCGCGAGCCGATCGGGGTCTGCGCCCAGGTCACGCCGTGGAACTACCCGATGATGATGGCGGTCTGGAAGTGGGCGCCGGCCATCGCTGCTGGCAACACGGTCGTCCTCAAGCCCTCCGACACGACGCCGGTCTCGACCCTGCTGATGGCCGAGATCATGGCCGAGTTCCTGCCGGCCGGCGTCTTCAACGTCGTCACCGGCGACCGCGACACCGGGCGGTCGCTGGTGTCGCACAAGGTGCCGCAGATGGTCAGCATCACCGGGTCGGTGCGGGCCGGCATGGAGGTCGCGACCTCCGCCGCCACCGACCTCAAGAAGGTGCACCTCGAGCTCGGCGGCAAGGCGCCGGTCGTCGTCTTCGACGACGCCGACCTCGAGGCGGCCGCCGAGGCCATCGCGGTGGCCGGCTACTTCAACGCCGGCCAGGACTGCACCGCCGCCACCCGGGTGCTCGCCGGTCCCGGCATCCACGACGACTTCGTGGCCGCGCTCGCCCAGCAGGCGAAGGACAGCGCCAAGACCGGGCTCTCCGACGACGAGGAC includes the following:
- a CDS encoding Lrp/AsnC family transcriptional regulator, translated to MASRERGSGVVLDDVSKAIIEQLQEDGRRAYAAIGKAVGLSEAAVRQRVQRLLDAGVMQIVAVTDPLQVGFPRQAMIGVNCEGDVEAVAEKIADMSEVDYVVITAGGFDLLVEVVCEDDDHLLDLISKRIRAVPSVRSTETFVYLKLRKQLYNWGTR
- a CDS encoding aldehyde dehydrogenase family protein, with product MSTDVLSNFVDGKPAAAADGRTSELVDPSTGQVFAQAPVSSAADVDAAVEAAARAFETWRDSTPSDRQKALIRIADAIESRADELVDAEVRNTGKPRGLTLSEEIPPMVDQIRFFAGAARVLEGRSAGEYMAGHTSFVRREPIGVCAQVTPWNYPMMMAVWKWAPAIAAGNTVVLKPSDTTPVSTLLMAEIMAEFLPAGVFNVVTGDRDTGRSLVSHKVPQMVSITGSVRAGMEVATSAATDLKKVHLELGGKAPVVVFDDADLEAAAEAIAVAGYFNAGQDCTAATRVLAGPGIHDDFVAALAQQAKDSAKTGLSDDED